ctatgagatgctgggcttcattaataggggaattgagttcaggagtagagaggtcatgttgcaactctacaaatcattGGTAAGTCCACacttgtgttctgttctggtcacctcattataggaaggatgtggaagctatgaagcaggtacagagaagatttaccaggatgtggtctggattgggaaataagtcttatgaggcaaggttagcagagataggacttttctctttggagcatagaaagatgagaggagacttaatagaagtctccaagattatgagagacatagatagagagcacagccagcatctgtttcccagggcaggagcagcaaacaccagaggacacatgtacaaagttaagggaaggaagttcaggggagacatctggggtaaattttttttacaccgagtcgtggaatgtcttgccaggaatggtagtggaggctgaaacattaggggcatttaagagactcttaggtaggcacatggatgaaacaaaaatagaaggttacggggtagggagggtttagtacttaaaGGAATATACGAgttggcacaatatcaagggtcaaaggccctgtactgtgctgtagttttcaatgtttttaatggatgggaggtcagtgcccatgatggattttgctaggtttgccactttctgcagttcCTAGGCACTCAAGATATCAAATCACACTGTAATGCAACCCATTTTAATGCTACCACAGTATATCTGGAGAAGTTTTATAGAGTTTCAAAGGCATGTGAATTCTCCTTTGACTTCTTTAAgatagaggcattgatgtgcctttTTCACAGTTGCTCCATGTGCTGGGTCCAGAAGTCATTGAATACGTGGACTCAAGAACTTGAAGGAATTATCCCAATTCACTCCCTTCCAATCAACAAAGACAGGTGCATGGTCCCTTAACTTCCCCTTCCGAAAGCTCCCATATAAGATACTTTATTGGCAAGAGAAAGGAGTCCTTTGTTTACCCTATCTCATTTTTAGCACTGCAATTAAATGTCCCCTGTCTCCATTATGTCAAAAGGAAATAAACCCAGCCTGTACAGTCACTCTTTGTAACTATAATTCTCCAGCCTTTGCCACATTCTTGTTAATCTCAAATCCTCCTCTTCCCTTTGTAGTGCCATCATGACTCTCTTGCAGTGAGCTAAACAGAACAATACCAAAGTTTCAGCCCCAACAAatgttggaggaggggaggaaataGAGCCTAGTCTTCCTGGTTTTGTAGTTTTGAGTTGGCCAATAAAAACAAGTAAATCATGTTTATCTCTTCAATTGGCTGACCTATTAACTTTCAGGAAAAATTCCTCTGCACTCCTACATGACTCTGGAATCATCGCTTGTCATCCTTCTTCAAGTATGCAAAATTGACATTTTAGCTACAGTCTACTAATCTTAGGGGCGACACAGTTagcgcagtgctgttacagcgccagcaattgggaccagggttcgaatcccatgctgtctgtaatgagtttgtacgttctctcagtgtctgcgtgggtttcctctgggaactCTGCTTTCATACCAGCATTCAaaagttctggggggggggggggggtcttggtcaattgggtgtggctcaaaagggcctgttgccatgctgtatgtcctaATTTAGCAATGGGTAGACCATGGTCTTTTACACATTGAGGGTTGGATTGCTTTGCAAAGGAGGGTAACAGAGACAGATgttcaaaagggaattggataCATAGCTACGAGGAAATAATTGCAGGGATACAGGAACACAGCAGGAAAGTGGGATTAACCAGATTTTCCTAACATGGAATTTGTTACAGACTTGATGAGTTATTGGTGTTTTTTTATGTTGTAATTTTCTAGCAGTTGATTGTGAATCATTCCTGGTTTAATTTAATATGACCTTTTCCACATCCCTAACTATCTCTGTATAGTAGAGTTCCATCAGTCTCCCATTTAAAATTAACTTGGTCTTACTCCAAAAACTGAGTATAAAAATATAGGCAGACAATGCACAGTAGTACTCTTTTCTCCTCCTTCAAGTGGACATAAAAGTTATCTTGTTACATCTCTGGTGTCCTGACAATTATTTACCAATCAAGCATGTTGCAGAAATACATGATTTAGTTAATTTTTATATTGCTTTTGACTGGAGCTTGTGCATAGAAACTGATCACAGTTTAAGATGTTGACTTCACTGCCACCTTCTTAAGGTGATGAGAGATGGACAATATATGTCAGCCCATGTCCCAGAAATTAATGGGGAGATGTTTACTTTTCAGATGGTGTCTTCTCGGTTTTTTTGTTGTGCTGTTTTAAGTTCATAAGTCAATTTGCATGAAAATGTCTTGTAATTGCCAACAGCTTTTTGTATCTATGAATAAATGTTAAGTATTTAACTTGACATTCAATTGAAATATATATTTCTAAACCGTTCTCATTTAATTGCCTTCAGGTAGTGGAAGTGAAGAAGTGGTCAAATCTGGTAGAGAAGGACCTGACCAGATAATGGCATTGCAATCACAAATTGCTTCTCTGGCAGTACAAAATAAAGAGCTATGGGATATACTGCAGGTATTTTAGCTTTTTCTCAATAATTTACCTCCATTTATTGTACTTGACAAACTTGAAAAGATGCTTTTACATgataaaaatatttgtttaatgtatGAATATCACAATTTTTATGCTACACAGTATGAACATCTCTCTTGGTTCTGTGTATGGCCAAGGATAATCCCAAGAATTTTGTAAATATAGAGGCTTTGGAGCAAAGGAATGTAGCAATAATTCTAGGGATGATGTGATTGCCAGTTGAGGGAAGACCAAGTTAACAGgaacaaatctttaaaaaaaaatttagaagaaAGCGATCTCATcaaaacatacaaaattctgaaAGGGCTTGACAGGCTGATTGAGTGATGTTTCTTGTGCAGACAAGGACTAGGGGACACTGCTCTAGTTTGAGATGGTGAGAACTTTGTTCACTCAGCATTTGGTGAACCTTTAAAattctaattaacaccttttgatggTCTGGACCACAAGGCAATGGAAATTTGGTCTTTGTTCAATGAAAGCACATCAAAAGATTTCAGGAGTGGAAAGAAGATCATGGGATATTGCACTGTGTCAGAACAgccatgatttttttgaatactttatttaaaatattctatCTAGATAATTATATATTATACAGAGTCAATACttagttaaatttaaaattgcaatgaTTACATGATATtaccccatttcccccccccaccccccccaatcaatCACTGATCTTGATGCCTCGTATATGAAACAGGCCCAAAGAAACAAATGACTTTTTCCTGCTGCtatttcttgaaatttttaatagCAGTAGTGGTGTCTCGagggaaaatagcacctatgacAAGCACTGAGATTGTGCGccccctgttaaaacttacttacttCAACCCTGCAACCATCCCTCGCTGCTGCCACATCATCACTTCGCCTTCCCTACCTGTTCTTGTCGCTGTAATACCCTAAAATAGTCAAATCCAATGTTGTGTTGGATATACTGAGATATTGGAAAATAGGGCCAGAGCAGAGCGGCCAAAGTTAAAGGTATTGAGAGGTTGTCACTGTTCCTGCAGGTGTCCTCTCTTAGCTTTGGTGGAAAGTGACTCTCGGCACCGAGCACCCAGTGGAAGAGAAGCAGAAAGTGCCGAAGCCCATGCTCAAACTCATCCTTAAGCGCACACCCTCCTTAGCCCTGGCTCCAACAAAGGACTGGAGCACCCGATGCCTGATTCCGAACCCTCCCCTCCGCCTACCACACACCGGAGCTCCCGACatccaactccaaaccctcccctcagcttatcacacaccagagctcctgaagcctgactctgaaccctccccttggcagTTGACCTGCAGGCTCACactagagctcctgatgccccgactcCAAACTCTCCCCTCGGCAGTTGGCCTCCAGGTGCACACCTGAGCTCCCGACGCTaattctgaaccctcccctcagcctactatCGCACGCACACACTGGACGTCAATGTAAACCAACGCTCGCTCATCAAATAAACATGATAAAAGACACGTAGTGACAACATTTATATTTTCATTGTGCTCTGAACTGTCTGTCACCTATCAGGAGTTGAGGGTGAGCTTTCACTAACAATGCAAACAGCTGGTATTTCTGATCTGCAAACCAATTCAAACCAATGCTGCACATCCACCTCTGCCACTTTGAAAATtagatgggggggtggtggtgatggaCGGACGGCCAGGACTAGAAGCAAGGTGGTCAGGTGAGGACTATGGCAACCCCCTTCAAGTGGCACTCAGGGCATGTACCTCCGTACCCTGGATATTCCTTGGAATAGCAGCAATTTGATTTATATAAACTAATGTCAGGTAAAATTGGCCACCattccaagaattttttttcataacTAGAACAACTGATGCATTAAAACCATGGGGGGAAAAAACTTCACGTGTTAGAATCTGTTCCAATCGTCAAGCTCAGTATCACTAGAAACTAAAACTTAAATAgctggtgaaaatacataactttgatgaaaggctctggCCCAAAATGCCAGCTAtgtttttttacctttgctatataaaggacacagcttgacctgctgaatttatccagctttgtgtttttacttgaaccaTGGTGTTTGCAGATTTTTGTATTTTCCACTTGAATGCCTGGTATATTTCCATAGAAAATAATTGATTCAATTTTCCCACTTGATAAAAATGGATGTTCCTTTATGGGAGTGTGAGGAAGGATGGGGAGAAGAAGGTGGATAGCATTCCCACTACCACTATAGTTGTTACTTCCTTTCCCCACTGTACACTTATAATAACTGCTTCCTTTCAAAGAATTCCTGTGGTTATCACTCGAGTCTAACTACGTACATACAGATCTATAAATTGAAGCCCCATTTATAAATGGCAGTTGATCACCACTTTTAGTTTTCCAAAATCCTACATTGAGAATGCTACCAGTGCTACTTGTAGAGTGATTGAGTTACATAGCATGGAAGAGGCTCATTGGTCTAACTTATCCATGCTGATTTTAACTAGATTCAGTCCATATCCCTTAAAACCAACAATGCTCAATttatttttttggctatggcccctttaggactctgctcaaactttatgggcccccttccccgtgaagaaatcaagttttgatttctgccattcttctctcctaccaattacattaaaaatatggaaaaaaatatctGTTatgcaaggtgaaaagaaaaccaggcttttacttaaaCGTGCTCTGGCCCTCATTGACAATGGGTGCTCTAAACTTTTGTATTCATGGCCCTGTCTGTGTTTTAAAATCATTATAATTGTTCTGCCTCTACCACTTgctgtggcagctcattccatattccctcTGCCTTCTGTATGGGAGAAGGTACCCCTGGGATTCCTCTCACCTTGTGTCCTCCAGTTTTAGAATTTcctccctgggaaaaagactatgactgtttatcttatctatgcccctcatgattttataaatcactGTAATGTCCCCCTCaacctcctttgctccagggagaTGTCTCAGCCTCTCCTTACAATTTAAGAccaccagtcctggtaacattctcgtaaatcttttctgcacacttTTCAGCTCAATGTTATCTTTCCTAACTGCGTGACCAATATTGTGTGATTAATCACACAATatcacagcaacctcctttgaagaagaccgcagagcccacctcactgacaaaaggcaaaggaggaaaaacccaacacccaaccccaaccaaccaattttcccctgcaaccgtgtctgcctgtcccgcatcggacttgtcagccacaaacgagcctgcagctgacgtggactttttaccccctccataaatcttcgtccacgaagccaagccaacgaAAGAAAGAAAGTCTCACTAATGCCTTGTGCATCATGTAACAATGCCCTAAACCAATAAAGTAATTAATTTTCTTGCCACGTTCCACCTTCTATTTTGCTTCCAGgaattatttttttaacatttgaatCAAAAGTCTAATATTTCTTCTTACACAACTATAAATTTGATATTccttttttgttcttttattcatatttattCCAGAAACCTTCCACTGCCTGGTTGCTGCCTCCTAAccaatacattttaattttgaatcTTTACAAAGGAAAGTATGAGAATGTGTAATCAgtaatgtggttttttttaatttagacatacaacacagtaacaggccatttcagctcacaagtccgtgccacccaatttacctacatcgCCCAGtaaattttgaatgatgggaggaaacttgagcccccagggaaaacccacacagacatggggagaacgtacaaacattcTTACTGACAGCACAAGATTCGAATCCCGCTCCCAAAtgctagtgctgtaaaggtgttgtgcccaTACGGTTGTTTGAGTTTTGGGGGTAAAAACTGGGTGAGATTCTCGGAAGAAGAGTGAATGAGAAAGAACAGATGTTGTAATcactaatggaaaaaaaaatgaatacagCAGAATAAACTGGAAAACAgaagttaattttggaaactgATCATAACTTCACGCATTTTTAGATAAGGATATGACTGGATGACGTGCAAGGGTGGGGGCGGGGGTGAATAGTTATATTGGGGAATGCTCATTGGAACAGTATGAGGCAGGAACTGGGAAGAATAGATTGGGAGCAGCTGTTATTGGGCAAGTTCAGGTCTGATGTTTGCAAGTCATGCAAAGGCCTATTGGGCAGAATTTGGGACCAACATCCTCCAGTAAAGAAAGACAAGGTTTTGAGAACTTGGGATAATGAGAGGTGTATTAAATTTAGTTAAAAGGGAAAAGGAAGCATATGTAAGGTTTAGAAAGctaaaataaatcaaactttgaggaatataaaggaaataGAGGAGAACTTGAATAGGAAATTGGAAGTTAAAATAAAAAAGCCTTGAAATGTCATTGGTGAGTAAGATTAAAGAGAATCCTAAGGCAATTTTATACATTTAAAAACAAGAGGGTGGAACAACTCAAGGGCAAAGGAGGGAATTTGTGCCTGGCACCAGATGATGTGGTCAAGGTATTAATTGAGTACCTTACTTTGGTATttaccaaggagaaggacatggagGATGGTGAGATCAGGGAGGAATGTGCTGATATTCTAGGGAATGCCAACATCAAAGAGGAGGGGGTGGAGGTGCTCTTGAGGTACATGAAGGAGGAAAGTCCCCAAAGCTTGATAGGATTAATCCCAGGTTATTGGGAGAGGCAAGAGGAAATTGCTGGGGCCTTGACAGGTCCTTGTATTCTTTCTCACCACAGGTGCAGTCCCAGAGGCTTGGAAAAGAGCCAATATGTTCTTCTTTTTAAGAAGACAATAGAGGCAAACCAATAAATTACAGACTAGTGAACTTTACATCAGTGGTAGAGAAATTATTGGAGATTATTTGCAATAGAATCTACTCGCAAGAATAGCCTTGATGAGGATAGTCAGTATGGTTTGTGTGGGGGAGATCATGTTTTacaaacttgattcaacactttcAGGAGGTGGCAAAGATGATTGAGAGAGGGCAGTGGATTCTATTTCTGTAGATTTAGTAAAACTTTGGACAAAGGTTCCTCTTGGTTTACTGGTCCAGAAGTTGGAGGTGTATGATATCCATGGATGCTCCGTAGAATGGATTCAAAATTTGCTTGGTCATTAAACACGGAGGGTAGTAATGAGTGTCTCAAACAATTACCAACATGAAGTTTGTTAAAGAAACTTTAATGAAATGGTGGCTTTTTAAAATCTGAATATTGTGCTTTCAATGTGAATTTGATTTCCTTTATAGGGTAAGGAAAAAGTAACAGACATGCCGTCTCAGTATGAACAATTGAGACCGAATCCAGAAATCCCATTTGACCAAAATCTAAATTCACCAGATGCCCATTGTATTCTTGAcactaattacatccaattaaaagAATTGTATAAACATTCTGAAGCTGAAATTACTAACTTTAAAGCAGAGATGCTTCCAAACAGGTCTAATCCTCCAGTAAATACTGAGATTTATAAAAATAGTAGCTCAAATACAGAGGTGAAAGATTTGGATGAACAAGAATCTCAGCATGCGTTGGCAATGGAATTGTTGGCTGAATTATCAGAGGACAGGATGCAAACATTgggagaaattaatgaaaatggtTATTGCCTTGAACAAAAGCTCCAAGAAACGCAAAATAAACATGAAGAGACATTGAAGGAACTTTCAAATCTGCGGGCACAGGTACAAGACTTGCACCTTAGGGAAGAGCATTTATCGTTCCCAAATTTAGAAGATTTAACACAGTCCTATGAAGATGAACTAGAGGAAATGAAGCAAAAACTTAAAAGGGCTCTGGAAAATGAAGAAAGAGCAAATAATAACGCGAGAGAAATCGAGGAGCTCCTGGAGATAAAAGATAAAATGTTATCTAATTGCATCTCTCTGGAAGAGTATGAGGAGATAAAAAAGTCTCATGCCCTACTTATTGAGAACATCAATCAAGAGAAAGCATTGCTAATTGAGAAATATAAGGAATCACAAGAAGAAATTAAAAAGTTACAAGAAAAGCTGAACCATCAGGCCCACTCTCAAGCAAAGGAAAGGGGCTTTGAAGAAATGCTGACTACATTGAACAAGAAAAGAGATGAACTGAATAATCAATTAACTGCAGTGACTCAACAGTACTGTGCAGCAGTAAGTGAATTAAAAGAGCTGAAAAATAAAAAGGCTGAAGTGGCATTTGATCATGTTAATTCAAACTATATCCACAGAGAGCAACATGAACAATTAGTTCAAGTTTTGAATGAGTCCATTGATGAACTGAAAGAAAAGTTATCTAACTTGGAGATAAAGCTTAAGGGATCTGAACAAGACAATGTTAAAATGCAGAGGGACCTTGAAATTCATAAACAGACTTCGGTGCCACTGTCAGAGCATACAGAAATAATGATGTCTCTGGAAAATACAATGAAGAATTTTGAAGGCAAGATAGAGCAGATAGAGCATGAGCTTGAACAGAAGGAAATACAACTGAATGTGTTAAAAGGAAATTTGGCCACAGAGAAGGCTGCTGTTCAAGAGGCCATGGTTCCAAGATCAGAGTGCGAGAAGATAAAAGCTTTACTAGAAATGGAATCGAAACGATTGACTAGTAAAGTAAATGATTTATTAAAAGAGCAAGAAAAACTATCTGTAGAAACTGCACAGGCCAAAAAGGAGAATCTGATAGCAAAAAATGAGCGAGATGCAGCTCAGGCTCAGCTTCTGAGCAAGGAACAAGAAATCAAGAGGCTTCGCATCAGGAGCCATGATATGCAGCAAGCTATGGATGAATTGCAAAGGCGGGTTAAAGATTCCTTGAAAGTAGAAGAAGATAAAGACAGGAAGGTAAGAATTGTCTATCAATTTAAACTGAAATCTAGAGTTTCAGACTGAATTTTCCAGCTGAAAAATGTAACTTTGGAAAGTTGATTTGTGAAATATTGGGCATAATACCAAAAGTTCCTGAAATAAAACTCAGTGtccttctaaatttaaaatggctaCATTTTTCTGCATTTCAACCCTGCAAAGCCTTTTGTTCCCAAAGTCAAGCAATTCCCAAGTCAAGAAAAGCCTGCTTtcttaggagaaaaaaaaatgaaaaattaaatctcTGTTCAAGATGAAATTAAGAAGTAAAAAATACAAGGAAACAATCAGTAGAGGAAGGATGTTCATCAATTGTAGAAGTATTTGAAGAAGTATCACAAAGTTAATCAGACCTTAGCCTCTGGGGATTTTATGCATTGAGATAAAAAGTTAGGAACCCATTAATCCTTGTaatttttctctgcattctttcattcTTGTTTCTTTCCTATgggtaggtcagtggttctcaatattttttttcccattcacataccgcCTTAATGAATCCCTTACCTACCACAAGGCACCTATTGGCATCCTttgccataggtcctctgtgattagtaagggattactgttAGTGTTTGGTAAGAGTTTGTGAGTGGggttaaaaaaaggttgagaacgccTGAGATAGGTAAtcaaaactgcacgcaatactccaaatttagcctaaccaatgtcttatacaacttcaacataatattcaagctcctgtattcaatattttgatttctgAAGTCCAATGTAATAAAAGTTCTCTTTATGGTCTTGTACAACTGTGATACTGCCtctttctgtattcccagatccctctgttctaactCAGTGCCCATTTATCATTCAAGTTCTGTCTGGTTTATCATCACaatgtgcaacacctcacacttgcctgcattaaattttaCCTGCTATTTTGCAGCCTATTTTTCTACATGGTCCAAATTCCACTGCAagcttgaaagccttcctcactgaccaCTAACCCcaaatcttcatgtcatctgcaaatttgccgatcCAACTTACAACATTATCATCAAAATCATTgatattgattaaaaaaacaataatagatccagcagtgaTCTCTAAGGTACACcatttgtcacaggcctccatttcaagaggcaatcatctactacaACTCTTTGGCTTCTTTTACTACCTTATCTTCAATGCCGAATGAATGAACTTTGTTGGCCAATCTCCTAAGTAAAatatcttactaaagtccatgtgaacAGCAGCcattacctttccttcatcaactttcctggtaacctcaatATTCTAAGATTGGTTAGACATGACTTACCATGCAAAAAGCCATGTTAATTCTCCCTATTAAGtattatatctatctatatatatatatatattgttacaagatcaaaccagcaaccacaaagaaggcatatcacacaggggtcaagatgaacaattactttattaacaaaaaaaattcatcatcaaactttaattcaaaatcccccctttgtaacaatgcccactggttacaatgcaaatttctataacagtgtaaaactaataaatttcccagcctaaatataatatatgtaattaaagtctaagttatatttccaaccagtctacagaaaaacacacaagactcacaaaacttcgatcttaactgaagcaaagatcataaacaaaattcagtttgtttggtaaactgaagccgaaagatctttgagagagagaaagagagcacaaaattataatttgtcttgtgttgcttgcagagagaggaactacTGGCttagtccggatccttctggctactttcagaatgttcatcctttttgaaatcccaacattctaaactgtcctccagaccatgactcatgctatggggtttcttccactccacagcacccgcagtggtggtttattgtccaagtccagaaatctttCGATCACTTTCTggacatgctcagtccgtctcccactctctcagcagtccaccttcaccttggctctctaaggaaaattgtcactttttaaacataaaaccacGCAACACATAGGCCATTACACAACACAgcaactctgtaacacctccactgctaaaaaaaatttggtccttaagaacaaatttttaacaattaatggaattattacataaataaaataaacactccatttctttacaataagtatgtgattagattcatatctacccagcttaacatcttgacaaacaatctgctattacattacccataccctttatgtgtgtaataattaaatcatagtaagctccaattcaataaccgtcatcttatttttcattttagacagaaaaactaatggattatgatcagtatatattattaattgtttttgagcagtacaaatatacacatcaaaatgttgcaatgctaaagccagggctaataactccttctcaatggtcgagTAATTTCGTTGATGGTTGTTAAACGTttttgagaagaatggaagaggaTGTTctgctccatcaccatccttcttctgtaacagtacagcaccaactgc
This genomic window from Narcine bancroftii isolate sNarBan1 chromosome 3, sNarBan1.hap1, whole genome shotgun sequence contains:
- the rai14 gene encoding ankycorbin isoform X1, yielding MKSLKAKFRKSDAHEWNKNDERLLQAVEHGDAEKVAALLGKKGISPIKLDNEGKSAFHLAAIKGQVDCLGAMLTHGIDLTVLDGSGCNALHLASKYSHQECVKKILQYKCPVESTDNNGKTALHHAAASGSIFIVQLLCEHKCPINGKDTEGFTPLIQAAQNNHGEVCLYLVDQGADIDARDKNGRTAVMLACEHGSGNAAEIFVKKGASLKLVDALGHDALHYCKLSGNAAILKFLQATLKKVSEDPDMKSAQISKQLDPGIKFNADRSGTPKKRKAPPPPPSNTQGLLSNEVSSPEIYNSRSLKPEPSEEGKTYAKEEENSNEMKKLQAEKANLLEVIQNLNQQLQKKNLQEQNDLKEKVCRNNEDMPVDIIGSGSEEVVKSGREGPDQIMALQSQIASLAVQNKELWDILQGKEKVTDMPSQYEQLRPNPEIPFDQNLNSPDAHCILDTNYIQLKELYKHSEAEITNFKAEMLPNRSNPPVNTEIYKNSSSNTEVKDLDEQESQHALAMELLAELSEDRMQTLGEINENGYCLEQKLQETQNKHEETLKELSNLRAQVQDLHLREEHLSFPNLEDLTQSYEDELEEMKQKLKRALENEERANNNAREIEELLEIKDKMLSNCISLEEYEEIKKSHALLIENINQEKALLIEKYKESQEEIKKLQEKLNHQAHSQAKERGFEEMLTTLNKKRDELNNQLTAVTQQYCAAVSELKELKNKKAEVAFDHVNSNYIHREQHEQLVQVLNESIDELKEKLSNLEIKLKGSEQDNVKMQRDLEIHKQTSVPLSEHTEIMMSLENTMKNFEGKIEQIEHELEQKEIQLNVLKGNLATEKAAVQEAMVPRSECEKIKALLEMESKRLTSKVNDLLKEQEKLSVETAQAKKENLIAKNERDAAQAQLLSKEQEIKRLRIRSHDMQQAMDELQRRVKDSLKVEEDKDRKNNELSKEVSKLKEALNSLSQLSYTANTVKRQNQHLEILQQQVKQLQHQLSEVNQRHHEVVSVYRMHLLYAVQGQMDEDVQKALKQILTMCKSPTQMK
- the rai14 gene encoding ankycorbin isoform X3, whose amino-acid sequence is MKSLKAKFRKSDAHEWNKNDERLLQAVEHGDAEKVAALLGKKGISPIKLDNEGKSAFHLAAIKGQVDCLGAMLTHGIDLTVLDGSGCNALHLASKYSHQECVKKILQYKCPVESTDNNGKTALHHAAASGSIFIVQLLCEHKCPINGKDTEGFTPLIQAAQNNHGEVCLYLVDQGADIDARDKNGRTAVMLACEHGSGNAAEIFVKKGASLKLVDALGHDALHYCKLSGNAAILKFLQATLKKVSEDPDMKSAQISKQEEENSNEMKKLQAEKANLLEVIQNLNQQLQKKNLQEQNDLKEKVCRNNEDMPVDIIGSGSEEVVKSGREGPDQIMALQSQIASLAVQNKELWDILQGKEKVTDMPSQYEQLRPNPEIPFDQNLNSPDAHCILDTNYIQLKELYKHSEAEITNFKAEMLPNRSNPPVNTEIYKNSSSNTEVKDLDEQESQHALAMELLAELSEDRMQTLGEINENGYCLEQKLQETQNKHEETLKELSNLRAQVQDLHLREEHLSFPNLEDLTQSYEDELEEMKQKLKRALENEERANNNAREIEELLEIKDKMLSNCISLEEYEEIKKSHALLIENINQEKALLIEKYKESQEEIKKLQEKLNHQAHSQAKERGFEEMLTTLNKKRDELNNQLTAVTQQYCAAVSELKELKNKKAEVAFDHVNSNYIHREQHEQLVQVLNESIDELKEKLSNLEIKLKGSEQDNVKMQRDLEIHKQTSVPLSEHTEIMMSLENTMKNFEGKIEQIEHELEQKEIQLNVLKGNLATEKAAVQEAMVPRSECEKIKALLEMESKRLTSKVNDLLKEQEKLSVETAQAKKENLIAKNERDAAQAQLLSKEQEIKRLRIRSHDMQQAMDELQRRVKDSLKVEEDKDRKNNELSKEVSKLKEALNSLSQLSYTANTVKRQNQHLEILQQQVKQLQHQLSEVNQRHHEVVSVYRMHLLYAVQGQMDEDVQKALKQILTMCKSPTQMK
- the rai14 gene encoding ankycorbin isoform X2 → MKSLKAKFRKSDAHEWNKNDERLLQAVEHGDAEKVAALLGKKGISPIKLDNEGKSAFHLAAIKGQVDCLGAMLTHGIDLTVLDGSGCNALHLASKYSHQECVKKILQYKCPVESTDNNGKTALHHAAASGSIFIVQLLCEHKCPINGKDTEGFTPLIQAAQNNHGEVCLYLVDQGADIDARDKNGRTAVMLACEHGSGNAAEIFVKKGASLKLVDALGHDALHYCKLSGNAAILKFLQATLKKVSEDPDMKSAQISKQGLLSNEVSSPEIYNSRSLKPEPSEEGKTYAKEEENSNEMKKLQAEKANLLEVIQNLNQQLQKKNLQEQNDLKEKVCRNNEDMPVDIIGSGSEEVVKSGREGPDQIMALQSQIASLAVQNKELWDILQGKEKVTDMPSQYEQLRPNPEIPFDQNLNSPDAHCILDTNYIQLKELYKHSEAEITNFKAEMLPNRSNPPVNTEIYKNSSSNTEVKDLDEQESQHALAMELLAELSEDRMQTLGEINENGYCLEQKLQETQNKHEETLKELSNLRAQVQDLHLREEHLSFPNLEDLTQSYEDELEEMKQKLKRALENEERANNNAREIEELLEIKDKMLSNCISLEEYEEIKKSHALLIENINQEKALLIEKYKESQEEIKKLQEKLNHQAHSQAKERGFEEMLTTLNKKRDELNNQLTAVTQQYCAAVSELKELKNKKAEVAFDHVNSNYIHREQHEQLVQVLNESIDELKEKLSNLEIKLKGSEQDNVKMQRDLEIHKQTSVPLSEHTEIMMSLENTMKNFEGKIEQIEHELEQKEIQLNVLKGNLATEKAAVQEAMVPRSECEKIKALLEMESKRLTSKVNDLLKEQEKLSVETAQAKKENLIAKNERDAAQAQLLSKEQEIKRLRIRSHDMQQAMDELQRRVKDSLKVEEDKDRKNNELSKEVSKLKEALNSLSQLSYTANTVKRQNQHLEILQQQVKQLQHQLSEVNQRHHEVVSVYRMHLLYAVQGQMDEDVQKALKQILTMCKSPTQMK